In Vanacampus margaritifer isolate UIUO_Vmar chromosome 18, RoL_Vmar_1.0, whole genome shotgun sequence, a genomic segment contains:
- the slc18a3b gene encoding putative vesicular acetylcholine transporter-B: MNADVGPSGLARSAAVKLSEMGARTKQLGTAMQDPHQQRRIILVIVCVALLLDNMLYMVIVPIIPDYLADLENEQSEHVHVVLHPNASAYGNGTGTGTGAGPDKRNNLDVQIGVLFASKAILQLLVNPLSGTFIDRVGYDIPLLIGLTVMFLSTCIFAFGENYATLFAARSLQGLGSAFADTSGLAMIADKYTEEAERSRALGIALAFISFGSLVAPPFGGILYEFAGKRVPFLVLAFVCLVDGFLFLTVIRPFSNRTRENMPVGTPIYRLMIDPYIAVVAGALTVCNIPLAFLEPTIANWMESTMHSTQWQMGLTWLPAFFPHVFGVYITVKLAARHPNLQWFYGALGMVIIGASSCTVPACKTFGELIAPLCGICFGIALVDTALLPTLAFLVDVRHVSVYGSVYAIADISYSVAYAMGPVVAGQIVHNLGFVQLNLGMGLVNVLYAPALLLLRNVCQMRPSYSERDNLLEEAPQGLYDTIRMEERRAKKKKKKGYSSAGNCLPVDENGFDAFKAQRSQSEESSGAEFT; the protein is encoded by the coding sequence ATGAACGCTGACGTCGGACCGTCCGGGCTGGCCAGGTCGGCCGCGGTCAAGCTGTCCGAGATGGGCGCGCGCACCAAGCAGCTGGGCACCGCCATGCAGGACCCGCACCAGCAGCGGCGCATCATCCTGGTGATCGTGTGCGTGGCGCTGCTGCTGGACAACATGCTTTACATGGTCATCGTGCCCATCATCCCGGACTACCTGGCCGACTTGGAGAACGAGCAGTCGGAGCACGTCCACGTCGTGCTGCACCCAAACGCCAGCGCGTACGGCAACGGCACCGGCACCGGCACGGGCGCCGGTCCGGATAAACGCAACAACTTGGATGTGCAAATCGGAGTTCTGTTCGCGTCCAAAGCCATCCTGCAGCTGCTGGTCAACCCCCTGAGCGGCACGTTCATCGACCGGGTCGGGTATGACATCCCGTTGCTCATCGGGCTCACCGTCATGTTTCTCTCCACGTGCATTTTCGCCTTCGGGGAGAACTACGCCACGCTGTTCGCCGCCAGAAGTTTGCAGGGTCTGGGCTCGGCCTTCGCCGACACGTCCGGCTTGGCCATGATCGCCGACAAGTACACGGAGGAGGCCGAGCGCAGTCGGGCGCTGGGCATCGCGCTGGCCTTCATCTCCTTCGGCAGCCTGGTGGCGCCTCCCTTCGGCGGGATCCTCTACGAGTTCGCCGGCAAGCGGGTGCCCTTCCTGGTGCTCGCCTTCGTGTGCCTGGTGGACGGTTTCCTCTTCCTCACCGTCATCCGGCCCTTCTCCAACAGGACTCGAGAGAACATGCCGGTGGGCACCCCCATCTACCGGCTGATGATCGACCCGTACATCGCGGTGGTGGCCGGCGCGCTGACGGTGTGCAACATCCCGCTGGCCTTCCTGGAGCCCACCATCGCCAACTGGATGGAGAGCACCATGCACTCCACGCAGTGGCAGATGGGCCTGACGTGGCTGCCCGCCTTCTTCCCGCACGTCTTCGGCGTGTACATCACCGTCAAGCTGGCGGCGCGTCACCCCAACCTGCAGTGGTTCTACGGCGCGCTGGGCATGGTCATCATCGGCGCCAGCTCGTGCACGGTGCCGGCGTGCAAGACCTTCGGGGAGCTGATCGCCCCGCTGTGCGGCATCTGCTTCGGCATCGCGCTGGTGGACACGGCGCTGCTGCCCACGCTCGCCTTCCTGGTGGACGTGCGCCACGTGTCCGTCTACGGCAGCGTGTACGCCATCGCGGACATCTCCTACTCGGTGGCGTACGCCATGGGCCCGGTGGTGGCGGGGCAGATCGTGCACAACCTGGGCTTCGTGCAGCTCAACCTGGGCATGGGGCTGGTCAACGTCCTGTACGCGCccgcgctgctgctgctgcgcaACGTGTGCCAAATGAGGCCGTCCTACTCGGAGAGGGACAACCTGCTGGAGGAGGCTCCGCAGGGGCTGTACGACACCATCCGCATGGAGGAGAGGCgggccaagaagaagaagaagaagggctACAGCTCGGCGGGCAACTGCCTGCCGGTGGACGAGAACGGCTTCGACGCCTTCAAGGCGCAGCGCTCGCAGTCCGAGGAGTCGTCCGGCGCGGAGTTCACTTGA
- the rgrb gene encoding retinal G protein coupled receptor b translates to MAAYTLPEGFADFDMFMFGSALFVGGVLGFLLNAVTVASFLRVQELRTPSNFLIFNLALADMSLNVNGLTAAYASYLRHWPFGQSGCVYHGFQGMIAVLASISFMATIAWDRYHQYCTRQKLFWSTAIVMSAIIWILSIFWAAVPLMGWGVYDFEPMRTCCTLDYTRGDRDFITFMLTLVLLYLTFPMLTMLSCYSAINKHFKKVHHYRFNTNLPLRVMLTCWGPYVLMCIYACFQNVKVISPKLRMVLPVVAKTNPIFNALLYSFGNEFYRGGVWYFLTGQKIAEPDLKKPKSK, encoded by the exons atggcggcgTATACGCTACCTGAAGGCTTCGCCGACTTCGACATGTTCATGTTCGGCTCGGCGCTTTTTGTCGGCG GCGTCCTCGGGTTCCTCCTCAACGCCGTCACAGTCGCCTCCTTCCTGCGCGTCCAGGAGCTGAGGACCCCCAGCAACTTCCTGATCTTCAACTTGGCGCTGGCCGACATGAGCCTCAACGTGAACGGGCTCACGGCAGCCTACGCCAGCTACCTCCG ACATTGGCCTTTTGGCCAGAGCGGATGCGTCTATCACGGCTTCCAGGGCATGATCGCCGTCCTGGCGTCCATCAGCTTCATGGCGACCATTGCTTGGGACCGATATCACCAGTACTGCACCA GACAAAAGCTCTTCTGGAGCACGGCCATTGTGATGAGCGCCATCATCTGGATCCTGTCCATCTTCTGGGCTGCAGTCCCGCTCATGGGCTGGGGCGTGTACGACTTTGAGCCCATGAGGACCTGCTGCACGCTGGACTACACCAGAGGAGACAG ggactTTATCACCTTCATGCTCACCCTGGTGCTGCTCTACTTGACCTTCCCGATGCTCACCATGCTGTCATGCTACAGCGCCATTAACAAACACTTCAAGAAGGTCCATCACTACCGG ttcaaCACCAATTTGCCATTGAGAGTGATGCTAACGTGCTGGGGCCCTTACGTCCTCATGTGCATCTACGCCTGCTTCCAAAACGTCAAAGTTATATCTCCGAAGCTACGAATG GTGCTTCCGGTGGTAGCAAAGACCAACCCCATCTTCAACGCGCTGCTCTATTCCTTCGGCAACGAGTTCTACCGCGGAGGCGTTTGGTACTTCCTCACCGGGCAGAAGATAGCCGAGCCGGATCTGAAAAAGCCAAAGTCAAAATAG